A region of the Flavobacteriaceae bacterium MAR_2010_188 genome:
TGCAGAACCGCAAACTACCATCACACAAGCTGTTGTATGGTCTAAATATAATTTTGTTCCTGGAGATAAAATTATATTCGATGACAATCTATCCAATGAGGAAAGTGGTGAGTTTCCATCAAGATGGGATTTGGTAAAAGGATCGGCTGAAAACGCAAGTCTCAATGGCGATAACATCATCCGGATTGCAAGAACGGGCATTATCACGCCCTTAATGGACAATAAAGACTATTTGCCAGAAATTTTTACCATAGAATTTGATGCTTATTATGATGCCAACGCGGTTGGATATAAAAATTATAATGTAAGATTCTGGTCAGGGTCAGGCGGATATAAAAATCCATCCGGCGACACCTTTAAAGCTATTTATATTGCACATGATGGAATCTCATTTGTCAGTTATATAGACAAACAATATAGAAGCCTTAAACAGAAAAATGAAACTTTAAAAAATAAATATGGATGGAGGCATATCGCTATGGCTTTCAACAAGCGGTCATTAAAAATATTTATCGATGAACAACGTGTTTTAAACCTCCCAAATTTGGGTATGGAGCCCCAACAATTTAGCATAGAGTCCAATTTTCAAGATAACAATTTTATAGGGGGAATAAAAAACATAAGAATTGCCGAAGGTGGAAAGGACCTTTACGAACGTGTTATGAACGATGGCAAATTTGTTACTAACGGCATTCTGTTTAATGTCAATAAATCTACCATTAAACCAGAATCTATGGGTGTACTTAATGAAGTTGCTAAAATGATGCAAGACCATCAGGACCTTAATTTTAATATCGTTGGCCATACCGATAGCGATGGTGCTGACGATTATAACAAAAATTTGTCTGCAGAACGAGCAAACTCCGTAAAATCGATATTATTATCTATGGGTATTTCCAGTAACCGCTTTCAAACCGAAGGAAAAGGCGAAAGCGAACCTGTTGCAGAGAACACTACACCCGAAGGTAAAGCCAATAACCGTAGAGTAGAATTTGTCAAAATTTAAAAAAAACCATAGACTATCAAAAAATCAACAATAGATTAGTAATGGCACTTAGATTAGAATAGGGCTTTTTTTTTGGCTCGGTTGCACAAGGGCAAGAGCAAGTTGTAATAAAAACTCCAATAAATAAAAAATGGATAAATATAAAAATTTGCACCTATGGATGATAATCCCTATGTTAATTATGCAAATAGGAATTTTTATGAGCTACTGGGGAGATTTTACCAAAAAAACCTGGTCCGTTCATATTCATTATTGGACCGGTACTATTTGGTATATATATCTAATTGTTCAGCCCTACCTAGCGACCCACGGACATACTGAAAAACACCGAACCAATGGAATTATAGGGATGCTTTTATCAGGGGGTATAGTATTCACGGCTTTAAGCATGAATTACAGAAATATTGAATTAGCAAATCTGGTGGCAGAGTTCCCAGAACGATTTGGTCCATTTAAACCTTGGTTCTTTTACGGCGACATTGTCATCGAGACCGTGATGATGACGGTACTTCTCATTGCCATAATTCCAAGGTATACTGCATCTAAAAAAACTAGAAGATCATGCTTGGTGGCTAATCTCTACTGTCTTTATAATAATATGGCCAGCACTGAGCAGAGTTGTATTTATTGCATGTTACGGACCCGGAGGATTTTTAGGTCAACGCACGGCAATGCCACCCTTTCACGCTACGAGCGTATTCATTCATTGATTTATTTTATTTGCGGCCGATAAATCTAAGAAGTTAAGGCATCCAACGGCTTTACTTGCTCTGGGAGTTAACCTTTTCAATTTTATGTTAGTACCTATTGGTTAATCAGAAACCATCAGAATCTTTATCGAATCTGTAGTAAATCCTTAGGTTTTTTGGAATGGCGTATTAGAATTCCTAGGATTTAGTCCATATATAGAAGACACTGAATTAATCCTTTTTATTCTTTTTAACTACCTAGTTATAGATACATAATCTCTGAACATACAGGCTCTGTTTATCTGCACTTCACGACCAAGATTGGTTTTGCCTACCCTGTTTTTCCTTCCCGGATTAAGTATATACAACAAAAAAAGGGCCCCTACATTTCTGTAAGGGCCCCAAGAAAGGCGGTGACCTACTCTCCCACTTTCGCAGTACCATCGGCGCTGACGGGCTTAACTTCCCTGTTCGGAATGGTAAGGGGTGGGCCCCGTCGCGATGACCACCATGATCGTCTCGGGGAGCTATCTGCTCCCCGGTATACCGTTGACATATCGAAAAAGGCGCGCTTGTTTGCGCACCGCGATACACGAATGTTGCCCCGGGACTCTGCCCGCGGAACCCAATAACGAATTTAAAAAAGCTCCCGGCCCCCGCTACCAGAGCGGGGGCGGGCGATAAGCTTACGGGCTATTAGTACCACTCGGCTGCGGACGTTGCCGCCCTTGCACCTGTGGCCTATCGACGTGGTAGTCTCCCACGGCCCTTTAAAGAAATCTCATCTTGTGGTGGGTTTCGCGCTTATATGCTTTCAGCGCTTATCCCTTCCGAACGTAGCTACCCAGCGGTGCCACTGGCGTGACAACTGGTGCACCAGAGGTTCGTCCAACCCGGTCCTCTCGTACTAGGGTCAGGTCCACTCAAATTTCTAGCGCCCACTGTAGATAGAGACCGAACTGTCTCACGACGTTCTGAACCCAGCTCGCGTGCCACTTTAATGGGCGAACAGCCCAACCCTTGGGACCTTCTCCAGCCCCAGGATGTGACGAGCCGACATCGAGGTGCCAAACCCCCCCGTCGATATGAGCTCTTGGGGGAGATCAGCCTGTTATCCCCGGCGTACCTTTTATCCTTTGAGCGATGGCCCTTCCATGCGGAACCACCGGATCACTATGCTCTACTTTCGTACCTGATCGGCCTGTATGCCTCTCAGTCAAGCCCCCTTATGCCATTGCACTCTGCGCACGGTTACCAAGCGTGCTGAGGGGACCTTTAGAAGCCTCCGTTACTCTTTTGGAGGCGACCACCCCAGTCAAACTACCCACCAAGCACTGTCCCCGTATGAACGGGTTAGGGCCTAGACAAGCAAAGGGTGGTATTTCAACGTCGACTCCACCGCACCTAGCGATGCG
Encoded here:
- a CDS encoding OmpA family protein encodes the protein MKRYFIISIALALFSLNADAQIFKKIKKSAERTIERKLEKKVGKETGKAMDTILDGKDEKSSKTSNKNNNSTIEKEDENKENPQFAEPQTTITQAVVWSKYNFVPGDKIIFDDNLSNEESGEFPSRWDLVKGSAENASLNGDNIIRIARTGIITPLMDNKDYLPEIFTIEFDAYYDANAVGYKNYNVRFWSGSGGYKNPSGDTFKAIYIAHDGISFVSYIDKQYRSLKQKNETLKNKYGWRHIAMAFNKRSLKIFIDEQRVLNLPNLGMEPQQFSIESNFQDNNFIGGIKNIRIAEGGKDLYERVMNDGKFVTNGILFNVNKSTIKPESMGVLNEVAKMMQDHQDLNFNIVGHTDSDGADDYNKNLSAERANSVKSILLSMGISSNRFQTEGKGESEPVAENTTPEGKANNRRVEFVKI